The following coding sequences lie in one Rickettsia hoogstraalii genomic window:
- a CDS encoding efflux RND transporter periplasmic adaptor subunit, whose amino-acid sequence MMPAKLIVLFTLLISLSTMASKKEEEKITGVKATKVQIAELYDIFNIVGQCQNDNSRDYYANATGVVEKVSAHQGEIVKKGDILLVIDKNIAETTKSRAAALLNTKQEDYNRKEALFAKKFVSNEEYKRSKSELEDAKFNYSKALKTYNDMIITAPYSGKIGVIKSMVGDEVKIGDYLFSITGTENSRSIFIELPESLSGKVGVDTEVLIAGKIKSTIGAVSHYLSDNGTLTAKIILPMGTKILHNSFVDVRLIINPHKNLTVPESCIQRNNQGNFIYKIDGDTVKQLYVKIGTRTEGLIEITSNDIKEGDLVVTEGMTKIGDGSKVKILEE is encoded by the coding sequence ATTATGCCCGCAAAACTTATTGTTCTTTTTACCTTACTTATTTCCCTTTCTACTATGGCAAGTAAAAAGGAAGAAGAAAAAATTACAGGAGTAAAAGCAACTAAAGTACAAATTGCCGAGCTTTACGACATATTTAATATTGTAGGGCAATGCCAGAATGATAATAGCCGTGATTATTATGCTAATGCCACTGGAGTAGTTGAAAAAGTCTCAGCACATCAAGGAGAAATAGTAAAAAAAGGAGATATATTGCTAGTTATAGATAAAAACATAGCAGAAACCACTAAATCTAGAGCAGCAGCTTTATTAAATACAAAACAAGAAGATTATAATAGAAAAGAAGCTTTATTTGCTAAAAAATTTGTAAGCAACGAGGAATATAAAAGGTCAAAAAGCGAACTTGAAGATGCTAAATTTAATTATTCCAAAGCTCTAAAAACATATAACGACATGATAATTACTGCACCCTACTCCGGTAAAATAGGCGTAATTAAGTCTATGGTCGGTGATGAAGTAAAAATAGGCGACTATCTTTTTAGCATTACCGGAACAGAAAACTCACGAAGTATTTTTATTGAATTGCCGGAGTCTTTAAGCGGAAAAGTTGGAGTTGATACTGAAGTTTTAATTGCAGGAAAAATTAAAAGTACAATCGGGGCAGTATCGCATTACTTATCAGATAATGGTACTTTAACAGCTAAAATTATTTTACCTATGGGGACAAAAATCCTGCATAATAGCTTTGTAGATGTTAGGCTTATAATTAATCCTCACAAAAATCTAACTGTTCCTGAAAGTTGTATTCAACGAAATAATCAAGGTAACTTTATTTATAAAATAGACGGTGATACAGTAAAACAATTATATGTAAAAATCGGCACACGTACAGAAGGTCTAATTGAAATTACCTCTAATGATATTAAAGAAGGCGACTTAGTCGTTACCGAAGGTATGACTAAAATCGGCGACGGCTCAAAAGTTAAGATACTTGAGGAATAG
- a CDS encoding DUF2608 domain-containing protein, which yields MYSKINKVHDFKEVIEAVKQADNTSLVLFDVDEVIVMDSDESRLTHDYRKELMKNIEKRLTRKECELLLSVILKGKKSRFVNLDILKIFTLLKEKNIPAMGLTKLPTGKFGVIEDMIEWRIRELTELKVNFQEFSPLEDEITIEDFNIGYGKPTLKDGIIYTAEYDKGSVLEYVLRKTDYYPQSIIFIDDIEENLLSLQEICKKLKINYQGFEFMGSAIVPEPDLDEQLEKIRFEILEKEYKWLTDEELKKHTLS from the coding sequence ATGTATAGTAAAATAAATAAAGTTCATGATTTTAAAGAAGTTATAGAAGCGGTAAAACAAGCCGATAATACTAGCTTGGTGCTTTTTGATGTAGATGAAGTAATTGTAATGGATAGTGATGAATCTAGGTTAACACATGATTATAGAAAAGAATTAATGAAGAACATTGAAAAAAGACTTACTAGAAAAGAATGTGAATTATTACTTAGCGTTATTCTTAAAGGAAAAAAATCTAGGTTCGTTAATTTAGATATTTTAAAAATATTTACTCTACTTAAAGAAAAAAATATTCCGGCAATGGGGCTTACTAAACTTCCTACCGGTAAATTCGGCGTAATTGAAGATATGATCGAATGGAGAATTCGTGAACTCACTGAATTAAAGGTAAATTTTCAAGAATTTTCACCTTTAGAAGATGAAATAACAATCGAGGATTTTAATATCGGTTACGGTAAACCTACATTAAAAGATGGCATAATTTATACTGCGGAATATGATAAAGGAAGCGTACTTGAATATGTATTACGCAAAACAGATTATTATCCGCAATCAATAATATTTATTGATGATATAGAAGAAAATTTACTATCATTACAAGAAATTTGTAAGAAACTAAAAATTAACTATCAAGGATTTGAATTTATGGGTTCTGCTATCGTTCCTGAACCTGATCTTGATGAACAATTAGAAAAAATCAGATTTGAAATTCTAGAAAAAGAATATAAATGGTTAACGGATGAGGAACTTAAAAAGCATACTTTATCATAA
- a CDS encoding alpha/beta hydrolase encodes MHKLYNKTQDKFIVYDNYRIINTNIPSVIFLYGLMSSMQSTKAIYLIDYCKKNNYNFIVFDNFGHGNASGQFEEQTISDWLEGVSLILDKLIDTEAILVGSSMGGWLALLAALKFPDKIKGLVCLAPASDFTEDIWQNISLDDQNKMQKEGILEVRGKNCEHKYPISYKLIEDAKKHLLLTKKQIDINIPVHLIHGMLDEDVPYNVSVKLLEKITSKQIVMKLIKDGHHNLSREEDLKVMTNSLEEVIQLQTLSS; translated from the coding sequence ATGCACAAGCTTTATAATAAAACACAAGACAAATTTATTGTCTATGATAATTATAGAATAATTAATACAAATATTCCATCTGTAATTTTTTTATACGGCTTGATGTCTAGTATGCAATCAACTAAGGCTATCTATTTAATAGATTATTGTAAAAAAAACAATTATAATTTTATTGTTTTTGATAATTTCGGCCATGGAAACGCATCGGGACAATTTGAGGAGCAAACAATTAGTGATTGGTTAGAAGGAGTATCACTAATTTTAGACAAATTAATTGATACGGAGGCAATATTAGTAGGTTCGAGCATGGGAGGATGGCTAGCACTTCTTGCAGCTTTAAAATTCCCTGATAAAATAAAAGGGCTTGTGTGTTTAGCTCCCGCTTCCGATTTTACTGAAGATATTTGGCAAAATATATCTCTAGACGATCAAAATAAGATGCAAAAAGAGGGAATATTAGAAGTAAGAGGTAAAAATTGTGAGCATAAATATCCTATAAGCTATAAACTGATAGAAGATGCAAAAAAACATTTATTATTGACAAAGAAACAGATTGATATAAATATACCGGTACATCTAATTCATGGAATGTTAGATGAAGACGTGCCTTATAATGTTTCAGTAAAACTATTAGAAAAAATAACAAGTAAACAAATAGTAATGAAGCTAATTAAAGACGGTCACCATAATTTATCTAGAGAAGAAGATTTAAAGGTAATGACAAATTCCTTAGAAGAAGTAATACAGCTTCAAACATTAAGCTCTTGA
- a CDS encoding glycosyltransferase family 4 protein, with protein MPSLKSSKRYNKYTILQVVPALVSGGVERGTIEVAKYLKILGHTPIIISAGGTLVKELDKEDILHIEMNSSSKNPFVILNNAKLIAEIIKKYNVDIVHTRSRAPAWSSYLATKWTNAKFLTTFHGVYNIPNSFKKYYNSIMLKGEKVIAVSNFVKQHLLENYKIDEDKIVVIERGVNCDYFDPANLTPEKLKKCRDKYDASSNVPIILMPSRMTSWKGHLVLVEALSKLKHRDFYCLMVGDISRHPNFTNRVKELIATLKLQNKIQIFGNDSDIINLYGISDIIVSASIEPEAFGRTIIEGQAMEKLVIATNIGGAVETINNNITGFHVEPNNAEALAEKIDYCFSILGTDTANKIQEAARHTVINNFSLDLMLRKNLEVYKEILKNSHN; from the coding sequence ATGCCTTCATTAAAGTCAAGTAAACGATACAATAAATATACTATTTTGCAAGTAGTTCCTGCTCTAGTCTCGGGAGGGGTTGAAAGAGGTACTATAGAAGTTGCAAAATATCTTAAAATTCTCGGTCATACTCCTATCATAATTTCAGCAGGCGGTACTCTAGTTAAAGAGTTAGATAAGGAAGATATATTGCATATTGAAATGAATAGTAGCAGTAAAAATCCTTTTGTAATTCTGAATAATGCAAAATTGATAGCAGAAATAATCAAAAAATATAATGTTGATATAGTTCATACAAGATCAAGGGCACCGGCATGGAGTTCATATCTAGCAACAAAATGGACGAACGCTAAATTTCTGACTACTTTTCATGGGGTTTATAATATTCCGAATAGTTTTAAAAAATATTATAATAGCATAATGCTAAAAGGCGAGAAAGTTATTGCTGTATCCAATTTTGTAAAACAACATTTGCTTGAAAACTATAAAATTGATGAAGACAAAATAGTAGTAATTGAGCGTGGAGTAAATTGTGATTATTTTGATCCGGCAAATTTAACGCCTGAAAAACTTAAAAAATGTCGTGATAAATATGATGCATCGAGCAACGTGCCGATAATATTAATGCCTTCTAGAATGACAAGCTGGAAAGGACATCTTGTTCTAGTAGAAGCATTAAGTAAGTTAAAACATAGAGATTTTTATTGTTTAATGGTTGGTGATATATCTAGACATCCCAATTTTACTAATAGAGTCAAAGAGCTTATAGCTACTCTAAAACTTCAAAATAAAATTCAAATTTTCGGTAATGATTCGGATATAATAAACCTATACGGGATTTCCGATATTATCGTTTCTGCCTCAATCGAGCCTGAAGCTTTCGGACGTACTATTATAGAAGGGCAGGCGATGGAGAAGCTTGTTATTGCAACTAATATCGGCGGGGCAGTAGAAACGATAAATAATAATATAACCGGTTTCCACGTAGAACCAAATAATGCCGAAGCGTTAGCAGAGAAAATCGATTATTGTTTCTCGATTTTAGGTACTGATACTGCTAATAAAATCCAAGAAGCAGCAAGACATACGGTAATTAATAATTTCTCTCTTGATCTGATGCTTAGAAAAAATCTTGAAGTCTATAAAGAAATCTTAAAAAATTCCCATAATTGA
- a CDS encoding ATP-binding cassette domain-containing protein gives MVITNVLDLIEACINSSFINYTGNDGNTLIALTLLIQDPNAAIGPLISQGAKISILWCGKNIISTLFQSYKTSLTQNTQDLIEQKALELLLNEEYKSKILGLKDIEAITNNLFIDLHNTFTIGILQLGNLTTQKIIQLIALQDIMNLVPRAIIFNEFENIKQGFLNILYQLDISYKKEAEKINENKASIVRNISSNTSNILLTDSAQFVQNQYAKQLKAKKEISKKMLFLDSTKNTITTILDISDKFIKSLYYIYKVKNGEITLEQALLLNPWLETLKSFLTSSSLKIIFSGAAISQARITKLIEAISSEDKKGITWSTNDTNDELVISDYNLIIEERTILSFEKLVLKLGAHYLLSASSGKGKTTFLKSLVNCIADPCHSVGEISIPTHYQNPKIIFIDQNSYIPVQSTLFEVITSGLDQSIIKSNKQSLEEKINTLFIKLDLGTLITHLSDKNYDVINAPSGGQKKKIGIIKAIMSNPKILILDEVFANLDKISIENAQQALKEFLPETLMLVVHHDGKSHDYNNFYDQYINLEDLYAEIKLLGE, from the coding sequence ATGGTTATAACAAATGTTTTAGATTTAATTGAAGCATGTATAAATAGTAGTTTTATTAACTACACCGGAAATGATGGCAATACATTAATTGCATTGACCTTACTCATACAGGACCCTAATGCTGCTATAGGACCTCTTATTTCTCAAGGAGCAAAAATCAGTATTTTATGGTGTGGAAAAAATATAATAAGCACACTATTCCAATCATATAAAACTTCTTTAACACAAAATACTCAAGATTTAATTGAACAAAAAGCTTTAGAACTGTTACTAAACGAGGAATATAAAAGTAAAATCTTAGGATTAAAGGATATAGAAGCTATTACTAATAATTTATTTATTGATCTTCATAATACTTTTACTATTGGAATTTTACAATTAGGGAATTTAACCACTCAAAAAATTATACAGCTTATTGCATTGCAAGATATAATGAATTTAGTTCCAAGAGCTATTATATTTAATGAGTTTGAAAATATTAAGCAAGGATTTTTAAATATATTATATCAACTGGATATTTCTTACAAGAAAGAAGCAGAGAAAATTAACGAAAATAAAGCTTCTATAGTAAGAAATATATCCTCTAACACTTCAAATATCTTGTTAACTGATTCTGCTCAATTTGTACAAAATCAATATGCCAAGCAACTTAAAGCTAAAAAAGAAATATCAAAGAAAATGTTGTTTTTAGATAGCACAAAAAATACTATAACTACTATATTAGATATCTCAGATAAATTCATAAAATCACTTTACTATATTTATAAAGTAAAAAATGGAGAAATTACACTTGAGCAAGCTCTACTACTTAATCCTTGGCTTGAAACTTTAAAATCATTCTTAACAAGTTCCTCATTAAAAATAATCTTTAGTGGAGCAGCTATATCACAAGCAAGAATTACAAAATTAATAGAGGCAATTTCTTCTGAGGATAAAAAAGGAATAACATGGTCTACTAATGATACAAATGATGAACTTGTAATTTCTGATTATAACCTAATTATAGAAGAAAGAACTATTTTGAGTTTTGAAAAATTAGTATTAAAATTAGGAGCACATTATCTCCTTTCAGCTTCCTCAGGAAAAGGCAAAACTACTTTTTTAAAGAGTTTAGTAAATTGTATTGCTGACCCATGCCATAGCGTTGGTGAAATTTCCATACCTACCCATTATCAAAATCCAAAAATAATATTTATTGATCAGAATAGTTACATACCGGTTCAATCTACTTTATTTGAAGTAATAACCTCAGGTCTTGATCAATCAATCATTAAAAGTAATAAACAATCATTAGAAGAAAAAATTAACACATTATTTATAAAATTGGATCTAGGTACATTAATTACGCACTTAAGTGATAAAAATTATGATGTAATAAATGCACCAAGTGGCGGTCAAAAGAAAAAAATTGGAATCATTAAAGCTATAATGTCAAACCCTAAAATATTAATTTTAGACGAGGTATTTGCCAATCTTGATAAAATATCTATAGAAAATGCACAACAAGCTTTAAAAGAATTTTTACCGGAAACTTTAATGCTTGTAGTACATCATGACGGTAAATCTCATGACTATAATAATTTTTATGATCAGTATATAAATCTTGAAGATTTGTACGCTGAAATAAAATTATTAGGAGAATAG
- the rpsD gene encoding 30S ribosomal protein S4, which produces MTKIVRSKYKASRRLGVSLWGDSKDAFNTRNYRPGQHGQNTMIKTSDYGLHLKAKQRLKCHYGRITEKQFRNIFALAQKMKGNTGENFIGLLESRLDTVVYRMNIAPTIFAARQLVSHGHIKLNGKKADIASIRLKEGDVIEVKESVKQIPLIQESVSKQGQTTPGYLSFDVPSLTGKYLRVPALSDVPYPFEAEVHLVIELYSR; this is translated from the coding sequence GTGACAAAAATTGTTCGTTCTAAATATAAAGCTAGTAGAAGACTTGGAGTAAGTCTATGGGGTGATAGCAAGGATGCTTTCAATACACGAAATTATCGTCCCGGACAGCATGGACAAAATACCATGATTAAAACTTCAGATTATGGTTTACATTTAAAAGCTAAGCAAAGATTAAAATGCCACTACGGTCGTATCACTGAAAAACAATTTAGAAATATTTTTGCACTCGCTCAAAAAATGAAAGGTAATACCGGTGAAAACTTCATTGGGTTACTTGAAAGCAGACTTGATACTGTCGTTTATAGAATGAATATAGCTCCAACTATTTTTGCTGCAAGACAATTAGTTTCACACGGACACATTAAATTAAACGGTAAGAAAGCTGATATAGCAAGCATACGACTAAAGGAAGGTGATGTTATAGAAGTTAAAGAATCCGTAAAACAAATACCGCTTATCCAAGAATCCGTTTCAAAACAAGGTCAAACAACACCGGGGTATTTATCATTTGATGTACCTTCATTAACCGGTAAATATTTAAGAGTTCCTGCTCTTTCTGATGTTCCATATCCTTTTGAAGCAGAAGTTCATTTAGTAATCGAGTTATATTCTCGTTAA
- the cyoE gene encoding heme o synthase: MSSLVRSINLDKINYSRSTVKDYILLMKPRVMSLVIFTGFVGMWLAPYSMHPFIAGIAVVCIALGAGSAGAINMWYDRDIDSLMKRTQKRPIVRGAIEPDEALSFGLITGFFAVFFMALCVNLFASFLLLFTIFYYICIYTIWLKRRSIQNIVIGGVSGALPPVIGYAAVSNTISLESIILFLIIFIWTPPHSWALALFCNDDYKNCKVPMMPAVKGNLYTKKQILIYSILLFIVSLMPFFIGMNNFIYLITSGILGLVFLYYSGSLFYDTPDNKQAKRFFAYSIFYLFFIFLLLSSTSTISTIS; this comes from the coding sequence ATGAGTTCTTTAGTAAGGTCAATCAATTTAGATAAAATCAATTATTCACGGAGTACAGTTAAAGACTATATATTATTAATGAAACCGCGTGTGATGTCGCTTGTAATTTTTACGGGTTTTGTAGGTATGTGGCTTGCTCCTTATTCCATGCATCCTTTTATTGCCGGTATTGCAGTTGTTTGCATAGCTCTTGGTGCAGGTAGTGCAGGAGCAATTAATATGTGGTACGATAGAGATATCGATAGCTTAATGAAACGTACTCAAAAAAGACCTATCGTCAGAGGTGCTATAGAACCTGATGAGGCTTTATCTTTTGGTTTGATAACGGGATTTTTTGCAGTATTTTTTATGGCTTTATGTGTTAATCTATTTGCATCCTTTTTACTGCTATTCACTATTTTTTATTATATCTGTATTTATACTATTTGGTTAAAGCGTCGTTCTATACAAAATATTGTTATTGGCGGAGTATCGGGAGCATTACCTCCTGTGATAGGTTATGCAGCGGTAAGCAATACTATATCTCTAGAGTCAATTATATTATTTTTAATTATTTTTATTTGGACGCCGCCGCATTCATGGGCTCTTGCTTTATTCTGTAACGATGACTATAAAAACTGTAAAGTACCAATGATGCCTGCAGTAAAAGGGAATTTATATACTAAGAAACAAATTCTAATTTACAGCATTCTTTTATTTATTGTTTCGTTAATGCCTTTTTTTATCGGAATGAATAATTTTATATATTTAATAACTTCCGGTATTCTTGGGTTAGTATTTCTATATTATTCCGGTTCTTTATTCTATGACACCCCTGATAATAAACAAGCTAAACGATTTTTTGCCTATTCGATATTTTATTTGTTTTTTATATTTTTACTTTTGTCCTCAACTAGCACTATATCCACTATTAGTTGA
- a CDS encoding SPL family radical SAM protein, with translation MVKKIVQNTKTLHVRPNGRSADYITPNFIYGCAGGCRNSYCYVMRHNYETLYINENIDKILDVLDKHVASLPTKISNQTDSKYWTYDIGCSTDVSLHWKHTNWLKIFNFFKEHPRAKATFATKYVNPKLLNFNPEGKIRIRFSLIPARISEILESKTSPIIERIKAVNIFIEAGYEVHLNFSPIIAYEGWLTEYAKLFEDLDQYINNQYKPFIKAECIFLTHNDKQHERNIASNRLESEALIWQPNIQENKVSEYGGKAIRYKAGIKSNFIKRWSVLHDRLLPWNQIRYIF, from the coding sequence ATGGTTAAGAAAATAGTACAAAATACGAAAACTTTGCATGTACGTCCTAATGGAAGATCAGCGGATTACATAACCCCTAACTTTATATATGGCTGTGCAGGAGGTTGTAGAAATAGTTATTGTTATGTAATGCGTCACAACTATGAAACATTATATATAAATGAAAATATAGATAAAATACTTGACGTATTAGATAAACATGTAGCAAGTTTACCGACTAAAATTTCCAATCAAACAGATTCTAAATATTGGACATATGATATAGGTTGTTCTACCGATGTAAGTTTGCATTGGAAACACACTAATTGGCTAAAGATATTTAATTTCTTTAAAGAACATCCACGTGCTAAAGCAACTTTTGCTACTAAATATGTTAATCCTAAACTGCTTAATTTTAATCCTGAAGGCAAAATAAGGATTAGATTTAGTTTGATACCGGCAAGGATAAGCGAGATATTAGAGTCAAAAACGAGTCCGATTATCGAGAGAATAAAAGCGGTGAATATTTTTATTGAAGCAGGTTACGAAGTTCATCTAAACTTTTCTCCTATTATTGCTTATGAAGGCTGGCTTACCGAATATGCAAAGTTATTTGAAGATTTAGATCAATACATAAATAACCAATATAAACCGTTTATAAAAGCGGAATGCATATTTTTAACACATAACGACAAACAGCATGAAAGAAATATTGCTTCAAATAGATTAGAGAGTGAAGCTTTAATTTGGCAACCAAATATACAGGAAAATAAAGTAAGTGAATATGGAGGCAAGGCTATACGTTATAAAGCCGGTATTAAGAGTAATTTTATCAAACGATGGAGTGTGTTGCATGACAGGTTACTCCCTTGGAATCAAATCCGATATATCTTCTAA
- a CDS encoding DUF4385 domain-containing protein, with product MEKPSYLNFDNKNYKWKNDIDYRKCPESYRVGKGEQGVLICQPYKNEILPYWKFKTPEIAKESSEKIYEIFLKYLEDNDFVGADMARKYLQMGFTRSRRYANYKGGKKYDKEHDYKKLERGGGDPKK from the coding sequence ATGGAAAAACCAAGCTATCTAAATTTTGATAATAAAAATTATAAATGGAAAAATGATATTGATTATCGTAAATGCCCGGAAAGCTATAGAGTAGGTAAAGGTGAACAAGGAGTATTAATTTGTCAACCATATAAAAATGAAATTTTGCCTTATTGGAAGTTTAAAACTCCTGAAATTGCTAAAGAAAGTAGTGAAAAAATATATGAAATATTTTTAAAATACTTAGAGGATAATGATTTTGTTGGAGCTGATATGGCTCGTAAATATTTGCAAATGGGTTTTACTAGAAGTAGACGTTATGCTAATTATAAAGGTGGGAAAAAATATGACAAAGAACATGATTATAAGAAATTAGAAAGAGGAGGGGGTGACCCAAAAAAGTAA
- a CDS encoding AsmA family protein, translating into MPKTLKYSLIIFISIILLLIIIPFFIPLNNYKGIIIDKVKEATNRDLTINGDIKLSLLPNPAVSLSEIKLSSIDGTKEPHLISVENAKASLKLFPLFRGAIEVASIELQKPIINLEVLNNGQKNWQFVTSNNKPKENNVSSTESTNSELELPILISHFKIINGKVIYREKDSEKIFNDINLDTKIKSLKGPIDFTLALKALERQINIDGNIEEIGKIIPLSANINLAGEKIKIEGKFDSENNSFIGNANIKGNTKALGMPADLQNDYELTTAITADNKNITIKDARLNYPNIELLANANYDIERNNLKSNIIINPGNITTEISSNLDKTNIMLQADSLKPILDALKLKTDKLPPIINQKLNVTSNVICNSQTIKLQNINLSAANSNLTGDIELKNLAQDITISHNLKINNFESFMSLMGVSNLSKIGVLQLNGEVQKIKDTFHINNKISAFNTNISIKGDINLAAQKPNFNLNLYSTLVNLDKILASNSPTTVPSKTSSPATQNIPTAKNNSPWSNNPINLGFLNEIEGQLSANIDKLTNDSLIINNLKAKLNITGGTLNITSVNASIYGGKLSSTGYVSSGKDQNAAIKIDLKNAYLKSLTPQSGKIKITDGRLSFKADLTSRGNSVYTYVNNLSGQFNINSDNGKISGFDLNKITDAVNNAKNTEGVLRLINSSFSGGSTSFKNLIASGNIVSGKLNLNECSLDASPAKANASGQINLPQYMMDISASVTIGDLPPIAVKLYGFINNPQHKLDVQAFQTYLVKNVFNSVIKDLKSGEKKPENIIKDALGLRKKKDTNTEEQNSPPQENQQADPVNKLLQKGLKKLF; encoded by the coding sequence ATGCCTAAAACTTTAAAATACTCACTTATTATATTTATAAGTATAATATTGTTATTAATTATTATTCCTTTCTTTATTCCTTTAAATAATTATAAAGGAATAATAATAGATAAAGTTAAAGAGGCTACAAATAGAGATTTAACTATTAACGGCGATATAAAATTATCTTTATTACCAAATCCGGCAGTATCACTATCAGAAATTAAATTATCATCAATAGACGGCACGAAAGAACCTCATCTAATTTCTGTTGAAAATGCTAAAGCGTCATTAAAGCTTTTTCCTCTTTTTAGAGGAGCAATTGAAGTAGCTTCTATAGAACTGCAAAAACCGATTATAAATCTAGAAGTTTTGAATAACGGACAAAAAAATTGGCAGTTCGTTACATCTAATAATAAGCCTAAAGAAAATAACGTTAGTTCTACAGAATCTACTAATAGTGAATTAGAACTTCCTATTTTGATTAGTCATTTTAAAATAATAAACGGCAAAGTAATATATAGAGAAAAAGATAGTGAGAAAATATTTAACGATATTAATTTAGATACTAAAATTAAAAGCCTTAAAGGTCCTATAGATTTTACTTTAGCTTTAAAGGCTTTGGAACGGCAGATTAATATAGACGGAAATATTGAAGAAATCGGAAAGATAATTCCGTTAAGTGCTAATATTAATCTTGCCGGTGAAAAAATTAAAATCGAAGGAAAATTTGATAGCGAAAATAATTCTTTTATAGGTAACGCAAATATTAAAGGCAATACTAAAGCTTTAGGTATGCCGGCTGACTTACAAAATGACTATGAGCTAACTACGGCAATTACTGCCGATAATAAAAATATAACTATAAAAGATGCTAGACTTAATTATCCAAATATAGAATTACTAGCAAATGCAAATTATGATATAGAACGTAATAACTTAAAATCAAATATTATTATCAATCCCGGTAACATTACAACTGAGATTAGCTCTAATTTAGATAAGACAAATATTATGCTACAAGCTGATAGTTTAAAACCTATACTTGATGCTCTAAAGCTAAAGACCGATAAATTACCTCCTATTATTAACCAGAAACTGAATGTTACTTCTAATGTAATTTGTAATTCTCAAACAATAAAATTACAAAATATTAATTTATCGGCGGCGAATAGTAATCTAACCGGAGATATTGAGCTTAAAAACTTAGCACAAGATATAACTATTTCTCATAATCTAAAAATTAATAATTTTGAGTCGTTTATGTCTCTTATGGGAGTAAGTAATTTAAGTAAGATTGGGGTATTGCAGTTAAACGGGGAAGTACAAAAAATTAAAGATACTTTCCATATTAATAATAAAATATCTGCTTTTAATACTAACATATCTATTAAAGGCGATATTAATTTAGCAGCTCAGAAGCCAAATTTTAATCTTAACTTATACAGTACTTTAGTTAATTTGGATAAAATTCTTGCAAGTAATAGCCCTACTACTGTTCCAAGTAAAACTAGTAGTCCTGCTACTCAAAACATACCTACAGCTAAAAATAATTCTCCTTGGTCAAACAATCCTATTAACCTAGGATTTTTAAATGAAATTGAAGGACAATTATCCGCAAATATTGATAAACTAACTAACGACTCATTAATCATAAATAATTTAAAAGCAAAATTAAATATCACCGGTGGCACGCTGAATATTACTTCAGTTAATGCGAGCATTTACGGTGGCAAACTAAGTAGCACCGGTTATGTGAGTTCAGGAAAAGATCAAAACGCTGCAATTAAAATTGATTTAAAAAATGCCTATCTCAAAAGTTTAACTCCGCAATCGGGTAAAATAAAAATAACCGATGGACGACTAAGCTTTAAAGCCGATCTTACTTCTCGCGGTAATAGCGTTTATACATATGTTAATAATCTAAGCGGACAATTTAACATAAATAGCGATAACGGAAAAATAAGCGGATTTGATTTAAACAAAATAACAGATGCGGTAAATAATGCTAAAAATACCGAAGGAGTATTAAGGCTTATTAACAGCTCCTTTAGCGGCGGATCAACATCTTTCAAAAATTTAATTGCAAGCGGGAATATAGTTAGTGGCAAGCTTAATTTAAATGAATGTAGTTTAGATGCTTCACCTGCCAAAGCAAATGCAAGCGGTCAAATTAACTTACCACAATATATGATGGATATTAGTGCAAGCGTTACTATTGGAGATTTACCGCCTATAGCGGTTAAATTATACGGATTCATAAATAATCCGCAGCATAAATTAGATGTTCAAGCCTTTCAAACATATTTAGTTAAAAATGTATTTAATAGCGTTATTAAGGACTTAAAAAGCGGAGAGAAGAAGCCTGAAAATATTATTAAAGATGCTTTAGGTCTTAGAAAGAAAAAAGATACAAATACAGAGGAACAAAACAGCCCTCCGCAGGAAAACCAACAAGCAGACCCTGTAAATAAGCTGCTACAAAAAGGATTAAAGAAACTGTTTTAA